One window of the Phycisphaerae bacterium genome contains the following:
- a CDS encoding family 20 glycosylhydrolase, translating to MAIKDEKLFGTLLIPVKKVTFQKGSLQLTDSSVLKMYQDESIKNSQGYKMEIQPDGIEIYSSTEAGAYYAIQTLKDLAAIYENKLPCCLIEDWPDFKRRGVYLDCSRGKVPKLSTLKDLVVRLAHWKINELQLYIENVFIFKKHPDIGKGDSPFTANEILKLQDFCKLHHVRLTGSLASFGHLEKILALPKYQHLGELPGYRGLPGGTTLCPIDTGSIKLISELYSEFIPLFEAEDFNVCCDETWELGEGRSKKLAGKIGKGRVYLDFLLKIYRLCKKHNKRMNIWADIVLKYPELLSKLPKDIVLLNWEYEQNGKNIYRTKELAKAGLPFMVCPGTSGWLTHGSRIPNAMANIANFAEQGRKFGAEGMLNTDWGDNGHRNFLGVSLHGFAHGAAQSWNGKKVDNNKFTENFCRYFFKQKDNKLAGIIKKLGNNYKTCGTNVPNRSWLYFALVEPVKNIKSDSYINQMNEKGLKKIIEQFSNESIWSKLPRQTGNFEKTAYEELKLAARMDCLAAKRVLAIRGVKSGFSKKDMQKMTKDFKRLWLARNKLSRLNDNLKLFKAICE from the coding sequence ATGGCTATCAAGGATGAAAAACTGTTTGGAACACTGCTGATACCGGTAAAGAAAGTTACCTTTCAAAAAGGTTCTCTTCAACTGACCGATTCGTCTGTATTGAAAATGTATCAGGATGAATCAATCAAAAACTCCCAAGGCTATAAAATGGAAATTCAGCCTGATGGTATTGAAATTTATTCTTCAACAGAGGCGGGGGCATATTACGCAATCCAAACCTTAAAAGACCTCGCGGCAATTTACGAAAACAAACTGCCCTGCTGTCTGATAGAGGATTGGCCCGACTTTAAAAGACGAGGCGTTTATCTGGACTGTTCGAGAGGGAAAGTGCCGAAATTAAGCACTTTAAAAGATTTAGTCGTGCGTCTGGCACATTGGAAAATAAACGAATTACAGCTCTACATCGAAAATGTCTTCATCTTTAAAAAACATCCCGATATCGGCAAAGGTGACAGCCCCTTTACAGCAAACGAAATCCTTAAGCTTCAGGACTTCTGCAAATTACATCACGTCAGGCTCACTGGCTCACTGGCAAGTTTCGGTCATCTGGAAAAAATACTCGCCCTGCCTAAATATCAGCATCTGGGCGAACTTCCGGGCTATCGCGGCCTGCCGGGCGGTACAACACTTTGCCCTATCGATACCGGCTCAATCAAACTTATCAGCGAACTTTACAGCGAATTTATTCCTCTCTTTGAGGCGGAGGATTTCAACGTCTGCTGCGATGAGACATGGGAACTTGGCGAAGGAAGAAGCAAAAAACTTGCCGGAAAAATCGGTAAAGGCCGAGTCTATCTCGATTTTCTGCTGAAAATTTACCGCCTTTGCAAAAAGCATAATAAACGAATGAATATCTGGGCGGATATTGTTTTAAAATATCCTGAACTATTAAGTAAATTACCGAAAGACATTGTTCTGCTCAACTGGGAATACGAACAGAACGGCAAAAATATATACAGGACAAAAGAATTGGCAAAAGCCGGTCTGCCGTTTATGGTTTGTCCTGGCACGAGCGGCTGGCTGACGCACGGCTCACGAATCCCGAATGCTATGGCCAACATAGCCAATTTCGCCGAGCAGGGACGAAAATTCGGCGCCGAAGGAATGCTTAATACCGACTGGGGCGATAACGGACACAGAAATTTTCTCGGAGTGAGCCTGCACGGCTTCGCTCACGGTGCGGCACAAAGCTGGAACGGCAAAAAAGTAGATAACAATAAATTTACTGAAAACTTCTGCCGATATTTTTTCAAACAGAAAGATAACAAACTTGCCGGCATAATAAAAAAGCTGGGGAATAATTATAAAACCTGCGGGACCAATGTCCCGAATAGAAGCTGGCTGTATTTCGCTCTTGTTGAACCTGTAAAAAATATTAAGTCTGACAGTTATATAAACCAGATGAACGAAAAAGGACTAAAAAAAATAATTGAACAGTTTTCAAATGAGTCTATCTGGTCGAAATTGCCGAGACAAACCGGAAATTTCGAAAAAACTGCCTATGAGGAATTGAAACTTGCCGCAAGAATGGACTGTCTGGCGGCCAAACGCGTCCTGGCGATAAGAGGCGTGAAATCCGGCTTCTCGAAAAAAGATATGCAGAAAATGACAAAGGATTTTAAGAGATTATGGCTGGCTCGAAATAAACTTTCGAGATTAAATGATAATTTAAAATTATTTAAGGCAATATGCGAATAA
- a CDS encoding anhydro-N-acetylmuramic acid kinase, whose translation MRIIGLMSGTSADGVDAAVIDIKNNKVDLLAFDTFVYSPTLRKDILEMGEQKICRPADISSLNFLLGEVFVDAVIKLCRKNKINLKTIDLIGSHGQTIYHNPEGKIHSTLQIGEPSVIAYKTGKTVVADFRPKDIAAGGQGAPLVPFADYFLFKSRKNRAIQNIGGIANVTFLPANCKPRQIIAFDTGPGNMIIDRLVFLLTKGRQNFDKDGKIAAKGKNNTKFLNQMLKNPYFRRKPPKSTGRELFGREYTDAFYRKLPNEDIITTATAFTAISIAAAYKKFLPKMPEEIILCGGGARNKTLVNMLRQSINSKILFTDDFGINSDAKEAVSFAILAYATIKGIANNIPGATGAKQSVVLGKIIPAK comes from the coding sequence ATGCGAATAATCGGTCTTATGTCAGGTACGAGCGCTGATGGCGTCGATGCGGCAGTTATCGATATTAAAAATAACAAAGTCGATTTGCTGGCGTTCGATACCTTTGTTTATTCGCCAACTCTGCGAAAAGATATTCTCGAAATGGGCGAACAGAAAATCTGCCGGCCTGCGGATATATCAAGTTTGAATTTTCTGCTCGGCGAAGTTTTTGTTGATGCCGTGATAAAGCTGTGCCGGAAAAATAAAATAAATTTAAAAACCATTGACCTTATCGGCTCACACGGCCAAACTATTTATCACAATCCCGAGGGCAAAATTCATTCAACTTTGCAGATTGGAGAACCATCTGTAATAGCCTATAAAACCGGGAAAACAGTGGTAGCTGACTTTAGACCAAAAGATATTGCCGCGGGCGGACAAGGAGCCCCTTTAGTGCCTTTTGCCGATTATTTTCTGTTTAAAAGCAGAAAAAATCGCGCGATTCAGAATATTGGCGGCATCGCAAATGTAACTTTCCTGCCTGCAAACTGTAAACCGCGGCAGATTATCGCTTTCGATACCGGGCCGGGGAATATGATAATAGACAGGCTCGTATTTCTTTTAACCAAAGGCAGACAAAATTTCGATAAAGACGGTAAAATCGCCGCCAAAGGCAAAAATAATACAAAATTTTTAAATCAAATGCTTAAAAATCCATATTTCCGCAGGAAGCCGCCAAAATCAACCGGCAGAGAATTGTTCGGCAGAGAATATACCGATGCGTTTTACAGAAAACTGCCGAACGAGGATATAATAACAACGGCAACGGCATTTACAGCTATAAGCATCGCGGCGGCTTATAAGAAATTTCTGCCGAAGATGCCTGAAGAGATAATACTTTGCGGAGGCGGCGCAAGAAATAAGACATTAGTTAATATGCTGCGACAGAGCATAAACAGTAAAATATTATTTACAGATGATTTCGGCATAAACAGCGACGCAAAAGAGGCTGTCTCGTTTGCCATACTGGCTTATGCGACGATTAAAGGAATCGCAAATAATATCCCCGGCGCAACGGGAGCAAAACAATCAGTGGTTTTAGGAAAGATAATACCAGCAAAATGA
- a CDS encoding sodium/solute symporter (Members of the Solute:Sodium Symporter (SSS), TC 2.A.21 as described in tcdb.org, catalyze solute:Na+ symport. Known solutes for members of the family include sugars, amino acids, nucleosides, inositols, vitamins, urea or anions, depending on the system.), translating to MSEVAPIQHLAGHLGGIDLIIVGLAVLFLFVISYIFGRKEKNTNDFFLGERKVPSIVACLSFVATEVSALTIVGVPATAYSENWEYLQFFVGSAAARILVAFLFIPVFYKYNCTSIYEFLRHRFGPETQYAGSIFFFITRLIASGVRLYAACLGIGIIMGWNLAQALLVFTVVSIIFIAFGGVKAVVWAGAYQTIIFFSAGIALLIYLYLHIEGDLSTIWQTANQAGRLSIFNLDLNFNDPTTFWAGTANAFFIGLAVFGTDQELMQRLLTVQTRRKSQNAIFMTIAAAFPILCIYLAIGTLLYVFFQQNPNIPSPDKAKEVLSYFTANFLPAGLKGLILSAIILASIDSPLSSLSSSFVMDIYRPLIKKAASEKHYLIVSRTGVIVFGLILAGLAFACQPVENILWFAFQIISLTGGATLGVFLFGVLTKRKGNMGNVASMIISTLSMTALLLLSYSGHINLAWSWLIVLGTAETFFLSLIFSSSQSTV from the coding sequence ATGAGCGAAGTCGCACCGATACAACATCTGGCAGGCCATTTGGGCGGAATAGATTTAATAATAGTCGGTTTGGCGGTTCTTTTCCTCTTTGTCATTTCCTATATTTTTGGACGCAAAGAAAAAAATACAAATGATTTCTTTCTCGGTGAAAGAAAAGTTCCTTCGATTGTAGCGTGCCTGTCTTTTGTCGCAACTGAAGTCAGCGCACTGACGATTGTCGGCGTGCCTGCAACTGCTTACAGCGAAAACTGGGAGTATCTTCAGTTCTTTGTCGGTTCGGCAGCAGCGAGAATTCTCGTAGCGTTTTTGTTTATTCCTGTTTTTTACAAATACAACTGCACAAGCATTTATGAGTTTTTAAGGCACCGTTTCGGGCCGGAAACGCAATATGCCGGTTCGATTTTCTTTTTCATTACACGATTGATAGCGTCAGGAGTCAGATTGTACGCCGCCTGTCTGGGAATTGGCATTATCATGGGCTGGAATCTGGCGCAGGCATTATTAGTCTTTACAGTTGTGAGTATAATTTTTATCGCGTTCGGCGGAGTAAAAGCTGTTGTCTGGGCAGGAGCCTATCAAACGATTATCTTTTTCTCGGCAGGTATAGCATTATTGATATACCTTTATTTGCATATTGAAGGAGATCTATCAACCATTTGGCAAACCGCAAACCAGGCAGGCCGATTAAGCATATTCAACTTAGACTTAAATTTCAATGACCCCACAACTTTCTGGGCAGGCACCGCAAACGCCTTTTTTATCGGTTTGGCGGTTTTCGGCACAGACCAGGAACTTATGCAGCGATTGCTTACCGTTCAAACCAGAAGGAAAAGTCAAAATGCGATTTTTATGACGATAGCGGCTGCGTTTCCGATTCTCTGCATATATCTTGCAATCGGCACTTTGCTTTATGTGTTTTTTCAGCAGAATCCTAATATCCCCTCCCCGGACAAGGCCAAAGAGGTTCTTTCCTACTTTACGGCGAATTTCCTGCCTGCAGGATTAAAGGGACTGATACTTTCAGCAATCATATTAGCCAGTATCGATTCGCCGCTTAGTTCACTATCGTCATCGTTTGTGATGGACATTTACCGGCCGCTCATCAAAAAAGCGGCATCAGAAAAACATTATTTAATAGTCTCAAGAACAGGCGTAATAGTCTTCGGTTTGATTTTAGCCGGTCTGGCTTTTGCCTGCCAGCCGGTCGAAAATATTCTGTGGTTCGCGTTCCAGATAATTTCGCTTACCGGCGGAGCTACACTGGGCGTTTTCCTATTCGGCGTTCTTACAAAAAGAAAAGGAAATATGGGCAACGTCGCTTCAATGATTATCAGCACGCTGTCTATGACAGCGCTTTTACTTTTATCTTACAGCGGGCATATAAACCTGGCATGGAGCTGGCTGATAGTCCTGGGAACAGCGGAAACATTCTTTTTGAGTTTGATTTTCAGCAGTTCACAAAGTACTGTCTAA
- the murQ gene encoding N-acetylmuramic acid 6-phosphate etherase, giving the protein MKKQRLLPMTEKRNRKSENIDILSTLQIVKLINSEDMLIAPAVGKESKKIAVAVDMIVERFKRNGRLFYVGAGTSGRLGVLDASECPPTFGVSPLLVQGIIAGGKRALVKAVEGAEDKINDGIKAIKKHRISSKDVVVGIAACGLTPFVRAALKEAKKKGAGTIFVTCAPEAVKDIPAQIVINPVVGPEVVTGSTRMKAGTATKLVLNLLTTGAMIKMGKVYGNLMVDLKATNNKLKDRSVRIVSEMTELSKSGSAKLIKKANGKVKTAIVMHFCNVDSKQAEDILDKCGQSLRKAIGK; this is encoded by the coding sequence ATGAAAAAACAAAGATTACTTCCAATGACCGAAAAACGTAACCGCAAAAGCGAAAATATCGATATATTATCGACTCTGCAAATTGTCAAACTTATAAATTCCGAAGATATGCTTATCGCACCGGCAGTTGGCAAGGAGAGTAAAAAAATTGCCGTGGCAGTCGATATGATAGTTGAACGTTTCAAAAGAAACGGCAGGCTGTTTTATGTCGGGGCAGGCACAAGCGGCAGACTGGGCGTACTGGACGCCTCGGAATGTCCGCCTACGTTCGGAGTAAGCCCGCTGCTGGTTCAGGGAATTATCGCAGGCGGCAAACGGGCACTGGTAAAAGCCGTCGAAGGCGCTGAAGACAAAATCAACGATGGAATAAAAGCCATAAAAAAACATAGAATTTCCTCAAAAGATGTAGTTGTCGGCATCGCGGCCTGCGGATTGACGCCTTTTGTTCGAGCGGCGTTAAAAGAAGCAAAGAAAAAAGGAGCAGGAACTATTTTTGTTACCTGTGCGCCGGAGGCTGTGAAAGATATTCCTGCCCAAATAGTTATAAATCCTGTTGTCGGGCCGGAAGTCGTTACAGGCTCAACACGAATGAAAGCCGGTACCGCGACAAAACTTGTGCTTAATCTTCTCACAACGGGCGCTATGATAAAAATGGGCAAGGTGTACGGCAATTTGATGGTTGACCTGAAAGCGACAAATAATAAATTAAAAGATAGGTCGGTAAGAATTGTCTCGGAAATGACGGAACTTTCAAAATCAGGTTCTGCCAAGCTTATCAAAAAGGCAAACGGAAAAGTAAAAACAGCTATTGTAATGCACTTTTGCAATGTCGATTCAAAACAGGCTGAGGATATTCTCGACAAATGTGGGCAATCTTTGCGAAAGGCCATAGGTAAATGA